One stretch of Macaca nemestrina isolate mMacNem1 chromosome 17, mMacNem.hap1, whole genome shotgun sequence DNA includes these proteins:
- the LOC105473550 gene encoding solute carrier family 35 member G6, translated as MAGSHPYFNLPDFTQPSPPSTPPSLPSHQRCQPSDATKGLLVALLGGGLPAGFVGPLSRMAYQASNLPSLELLVCRCLFHLPIALLLKLRGDPLLGPPDIRGRACLHALLNVLSIGCAYSAVQVVPAGNAATVRKGSSTVCSALLALCLESQGLSGYDWCGLLGSILGLIIIVGPGLGTLQEGTTGLYTALGYVLAFLGGLTLSLGLLVYRSLHFPSCLPTVAFLFGLVGLLGSVPGLFVLQTPVLPSDLLSWSCVGAVGILALVSFTCVSYAVTKAHPALVCAVLHSEVVVALILQYYMLYETVAPSDIMGAGVVLGSIAIITARNLSCEREGKVEE; from the exons ATG GCTGGCAGTCACCCCTACTTCAACCTGCCCGACTTCACGCAGCCATCGCCGCCCTCCACTCCACCCAGCCTCCCCTCGCACCAGCGCTGCCAGCCCTCTGATGCCACCAAGGGTCTGCTGGTGGCCCTGTTGGGTGGGGGCCTGCCTGCTGGCTTCGTGGGCCCCCTTTCTCGTATGGCTTACCAGGCTTCCAACCTGCCCTCGCTGGAGCTGCTCGTCTGTCGGTGTCTCTTTCACCTCCCTATTGCCCTGCTACTTAAACTGCGTGGCGACCCACTTCTGGGACCTCCTGACATCCGAGGCCGGGCCTGCCTCCATGCCCTGCTCAACGTCCTCAGCATTGGATGTGCCTACAGTGCGGTTCAGGTGGTGCCCGCTGGCAACGCTGCCACTGTTCGCAAAGGTTCTTCCACCGTCTGCTCCGCCCTCCTCGCCCTCTGCCTTGAGAGCCAGGGTCTCAGTGGCTACGACTGGTGTGGACTGTTGGGCAGCATTCTAGGACTAATCATCATTGTGGGACCTGGACTAGGGACACTGCAGGAGGGGACCACGGGTCTCTACACTGCCCTGGGTTATGTGCTGGCTTTCCTGGGAGGCCTGACGCTGTCCCTGGGGCTTCTGGTCTATCGTTCTCTGCactttccctcctgcctcccaacaGTGGCCTTCCTATTTGGCTTGGTGGGGCTGCTGGGCTCTGTGCCAGGCCTCTTTGTGCTGCAGACCCCCGTGCTGCCCAGTGACCTTCTGAGCTGGAGTTGTGTGGGGGCAGTGGGGATCCTCGCCTTGGTCTCCTTCACATGTGTGAGCTATGCGGTCACCAAAGCCCACCCTGCCCTGGTGTGCGCTGTCCTGCATTCTGAGGTGGTGGTGGCCCTTATACTGCAGTATTATATGCTCTATGAGACTGTGGCACCTTCTGACATCATGGGGGCAGGGGTTGTGCTGGGCAGCATTGCCATCATCACAGCCCGGAACCTCAGCtgtgagagggaagggaaggtggaggagTGA
- the LOC105473570 gene encoding DNA-directed RNA polymerase II subunit RPB1 has protein sequence MHGGGPPSGDSACPLRTIKRVQFGVLSPDELKRMSVTEGGIKYPETTEGGRPKLGGLMDPRQGVIERTGRCQTCAGNMTECPGHFGHIELAKPVFHVGFLVKTMKVLRCVCFFCSKLLVDSNNPKIKDILSKSKGQPKKRLTHVYDLCKGKNICEGGEEMDNKFGVEQPEGDEDLTKEKGHGGCGRYQPRIRRSGLELYAEWKHVNEDSQEKKILLSPERVHEIFKRISDEECFVLGMEPRYARPEWMIVTVLPVPPLSVRPAVVMQGSARNQDDLTHKLADIVKINNQLRRNEQNGAAAHVIAEDVKLLQFHVATMVDNELPGLPRAMQKSGRPLKSLKQRLKGKEGRVRGNLMGKRVDFSARTVITPDPNLSIDQVGVPRSIAANMTFAEIVTPFNIDRLQELVRRGNSQYPGAKYIIRDNGDRIDLRFHPKPSDLHLQTGYKVERHMCDGDIVIFNRQPTLHKMSMMGHRVRILPWSTFRLNLSVTTPYNADFDGDEMNLHLPQSLETRAEIQELAMVPRMIVTPQSNRPVMGIVQDTLTAVRKFTKRDVFLERGEVMNLLMFLSTWDGKVPQPAILKPRPLWTGKQIFSLIIPGHINCIRTHSTHPDDEDSGPYKHISPGDTKVVVENGELIMGILCKKSLGTSAGSLVHISYLEMGHDITRLFYSNIQTVINNWLLIEGHTIGIGDSIADSKTYQDIQNTIKKAKQDVIEVIEKAHNNELEPTPGNTLRQTFENQVNRILNDARDKTGSSAQKSLSEYNNFKSMVVSGAKGSKINISQVIAVVGQQNVEGKRIPFGFKHRTLPHFIKDDYGPESRGFVENSYLAGLTPTEFFFHAMGGREGLIDTAVKTAETGYIQRRLIKSMESVMVKYDATVRNSINQVVQLRYGEDGLAGESVEFQNLATLKPSNKAFEKKFRFDYTNERALRRTLQEDLVKDVLSNAHIQNELEREFERMREDREVLRVIFPTGDSKVVLPCNLLRMIWNAQKIFHINPRLPSDLHPIKVVEGVKELSKKLVIVNGDDPLSRQAQENATLLFNIHLRSTLCSRRMAEEFRLSGEAFDWLLGEIESKFNQAIAHPGEMVGALAAQSLGEPATQMTLNTFHYAGVSAKNVTLGVPRLKELINISKKPKTPSLTVFLLGQSARDAERAKDILCRLEHTTLRKVTANTAIYYDPNPQSTVVAEDQEWVNVYYEMPDFDVARISPWLLRVELDRKHMTDRKLTMEQIAEKINAGFGDDLNCIFNDDNAEKLVLRIRIMNSDENKMQEEEEVVDKMDDDVFLRCIESNMLTDMTLQGIEQISKVYMHLPQTDNKKKIIITEDGEFKALQEWILETDGVSLMRVLSEKDVDPVRTTSNDIVEIFTVLGIEAVRKALERELYHVISFDGSYVNYRHLALLCDTMTCRGHLMAITRHGVNRQDTGPLMKCSFEETVDVLMEAAAHGESDPMKGVSENIMLGQLAPAGTGCFDLLLDAEKCKYGMEIPTNIPGLGAAGPTGMFFGSAPSPMGGISPAMTPWNQGATPAYGAWSPSVGSGMTPGAAGFSPSAASDASGFSPGYSPAWSPTPGSPGSPGPSSPYIPSPGGAMSPSYSPTSPAYEPRSPGGYTPQSPSYSPTSPSYSPTSPSYSPTSPNYSPTSPSYSPTSPSYSPTSPSYSPTSPSYSPTSPSYSPTSPSYSPTSPSYSPTSPSYSPTSPSYSPTSPSYSPTSPSYSPTSPSYSPTSPSYSPTSPSYSPTSPSYSPTSPNYSPTSPNYTPTSPSYSPTSPSYSPTSPNYTPTSPNYSPTSPSYSPTSPSYSPTSPSYSPSSPRYTPQSPTYTPSSPSYSPSSPSYSPTSPKYTPTSPSYSPSSPEYTPTSPKYSPTSPKYSPTSPKYSPTSPTYSPTTPKYSPTSPTYSPTSPVYTPTSPKYSPTSPTYSPTSPKYSPTSPTYSPTSPKGSTYSPTSPGYSPTSPTYSLTSPAISPDDSDEEN, from the exons ATGCACGGGGGTGGCCCCCCTTCGGGGGACAGCGCATGCCCGCTGCGCACCATCAAGAGAGTCCAGTTCGGAGTCTTGAGTCCGGATGAACTG AAGCGAATGTCTGTGACGGAGGGTGGCATCAAATACCCAGAGACGACTGAGGGAGGCCGCCCCAAGCTTGGGGGGCTGATGGACCCGAGGCAGGGGGTGATTGAGCGGACTGGCCGCTGCCAGACATGCGCAG GAAACATGACAGAGTGTCCTGGCCACTTTGGCCACATTGAACTGGCCAAGCCTGTGTTTCACGTGGGCTTCCTGGTGAAGACAATGAAGGTTTTGCGCTGTGTCTGCTTCTTCTGCTCCAAACTGCTTGTGGACTCT aacAACCCAAAGATCAAGGACATCCTGTCTAAGTCCAAGGGACAGCCCAAGAAGCGGCTCACACATGTCTACGACCTTTGCAAGGGCAAAAACATCTGCGAGGGTGGGGAGGAGATGGATAACAAGTTTGGTGTGGAACAACCTGAGGGTGACGAGGATCTGACCAAAGAAAAG GGCCATGGTGGCTGTGGGCGGTACCAGCCCAGGATCCGGCGTTCCGGCCTAGAGCTGTATGCGGAATGGAAGCATGTTAATGAGGACTCTCAGGAGAAGAAGATCCTGCTGAGTCCAGAGCGAGTGCATGAGATCTTCAAACGCATCTCAGATGAGGAGTGTTTTGTGCTGGGCATGGAGCCCCGCTATGCACGACCAGAGTGGATGATTGTCACAGTGCTGCCTGTGCCCCCACTCTCCGTGCGGCCTGCTGTTGTGATGCAGGGCTCTGCTCGTAACCAG GATGACCTGACTCACAAACTGGCTGACATTGTGAAGATCAACAATCAGCTGCGGCGCAATGAGCAGAACGGCGCAGCGGCCCATGTCATTGCAGAGGATGTGAAGCTCCTCCAGTTCCATGTGGCCACCATGGTGGACAATGAGCTGCCTGGCTTGCCCCGT GCCATGCAGAAGTCTGGGCGTCCCCTCAAGTCCTTGAAACAGCGGTTGAAGGGCAAGGAAGGCCGGGTGCGAGGGAACCTGATGGGCAAACGAGTGGACTTCTCGGCCCGCACTGTCATCACCCCCGACCCCAACCTCTCCATCGACCAGGTCGGCGTGCCCCGCTCCATTGCCGCCAATATGACCTTTGCGGAGATTGTCACCCCTTTCAACATTGACAG ACTTCAAGAACTAGTGCGCAGGGGGAACAGCCAGTACCCGGGGGCCAAGTACATCATCCGAGACAATGGCGATCGCATTGACTTGCGTTTCCACCCCAAGCCCAGTGACCTTCACCTGCAGACCGGCTATAAG GTGGAACGGCACATGTGTGATGGGGACATTGTTATCTTCAACCGGCAGCCAACTCTGCACAAAATGTCCATGATGGGGCATCGGGTCCGCATCCTCCCCTGGTCTACCTTTCGCTTGAATCTGAG TGTGACAACTCCATACAATGCAGACTTTGATGGGGATGAGATGAACTTGCACCTGCCGCAGTCTCTGGAGACGCGGGCAGAGATCCAGGAGCTGGCCATGGTTCCTCGCATGATTGTCACCCCCCAGAGCAACCGGCCTGTCATGGGTATCGTGCAGGACACACTCACAGCAGTGCGCAAATTCACCAAGAGAGACGTCTTCCTGGAGCGG GGTGAAGTGATGAACCTCCTGATGTTCCTGTCAACGTGGGACGGGAAGGTGCCGCAGCCGGCCATCCTGAAGCCCCGGCCCCTGTGGACAGGCAAGCAGATCTTCTCCCTCATCATACCTGGTCACATCAATTGTATCCGTACCCACAGCACCCACCCCGATGATGAAGACAGTGGCCCTTACAAGCACATCTCTCCTGGGGACACTAAG GTGGTGGTGGAGAACGGGGAGCTGATCATGGGCATCCTGTGTAAGAAGTCTCTGGGCACGTCAGCTGGTTCCCTGGTCCACATATCCTACCTAGAGATGGGCCATGACATCACTCGCCTCTTCTACTCCAACATTCAGACCGTCATTAACAACTGGCTCCTCATCGAGG GTCATACCATTGGCATTGGGGACTCCATTGCTGATTCTAAGACTTACCAGGACATTCAGAACACTATTAAGAAGGCCAAGCAGGATGTAATAGAG GTCATCGAGAAGGCACACAACAACGAGCTGGAGCCCACCCCAGGGAACACTCTGCGGCAGACCTTTGAGAATCAGGTGAACCGCATTCTTAATGATGCCCGAGACAAGACTGGCTCCTCTGCTCAGAAATCCCTGTCTGAATACAACAACTTCAAGTCTATGGTCGTGTCTGGAGCTAAAGGTTCCAAGATTAACATCTCCCAG GTCATTGCTGTCGTCGGGCAGCAGAACGTGGAGGGCAAACGGATTCCATTTGGCTTCAAGCACCGGACTCTGCCTCACTTCATCAAGGATGACTACGGGCCCGAGAGCCGTGGCTTTGTGGAGAACTCCTACCTAGCCGGCCTCACCCCCACCGAGTTCTTTTTCCACGCCATGGGGGGTCGTGAGGGGCTCATTGACACGGCTGTCAAGACTGCTGAGACTG GATACATCCAGCGGCGACTGATCAAGTCCATGGAGTCAGTGATGGTGAAGTACGACGCGACTGTGAGGAACTCCATCAACCAGGTGGTGCAGCTGCGCTATGGCGAAGACGGCCTGGCAGGCGAGAGCGTTGAGTTCCAGAACCTGGCTACGCTGAAACCTTCCAACAAGGCTTTTGAGAAGAA GTTCCGCTTTGATTATACCAATGAGAGGGCCCTGCGGCGCACTCTGCAGGAGGACCTGGTGAAGGACGTGCTGAGCAACGCACACATACAGAACGAGTTGGAGCGGGAATTTGAGCGGATGCGGGAGGATCGGGAGGTGCTCAGGGTCATCTTCCCAACTGGAGACAGCAAG GTTGTCCTCCCCTGTAACCTGCTGCGGATGATCTGGAACGCTCAGAAAATCTTCCACATCAACCCACGCCTTCCCTCCGACCTGCACCCCATCAAAGTGGTGGAGG GAGTCAAGGAATTGAGCAAGAAGCTGGTGATTGTGAATGGGGATGACCCACTAAGTCGGCAGGCCCAGGAAAATGCCACGCTGCTCTTCAACATCCACCTGCGGTCCACGTTGTGTTCCCGCCGCATGGCGGAGGAGTTTCGGCTCAGTGGGGAGGCCTTCGACTGGCTGCTTGGGGAGATTGAGTCCAAGTTCAACCAAGCTATT GCCCATCCTGGGGAAATGGTGGGAGCTCTGGCTGCACAGTCCCTTGGAGAACCTGCCACCCAGATGACCTTGAATACCTTCCACTATGCTGGTGTGTCTGCCAAGAATGTGACGCTGGGTGTGCCCCGACTTAAGGAGCTCATCAACATTTCCAAGAAGCCAAAGACCCCTTCACTTACCGTCTTCTTGTTGGGCCAGTCTGCTCGAGATGCTGAGAGAGCCAAG GATATTCTATGCCGCCTGGAGCATACAACGTTGAGGAAGGTGACTGCCAACACAGCCATCTACTATGACCCCAACCCCCAGAGCACGGTGGTGGCAGAGGACCAAGAGTGGGTGAATGTCTACTATGAAATGCCTGACTTTGATGTGGCCCGAATCTCCCCCTGGCTGTTGCGGGTGGAGCTGGATCGGAAGCACATGACTGATCGGAAGCTGACCATGGAGCAGATTGCTGAAAAGATCAATGCTG GTTTTGGTGATGACTTGAACTGCATCTTTAATGATGACAACGCAGAGAAGCTGGTGCTCCGTATTCGCATCATGAACAGCGATGAGAACAAGATGCAGGAG GAGGAAGAGGTGGTGGATAAGATGGATGATGATGTCTTCCTGCGCTGCATTGAGTCCAACATGCTGACAGATATGACCCTGCAGGGCATCGAGCAGATCAGCAAG GTGTACATGCACTTGCCACAGACAGACAACAAGAAGAAAATCATCATCACAGAGGACGGGGAATTCAAGGCCCTGCAGGAGTGGATCCTGGAGACGGACGGCGTGAGCTTGATGCGGGTGCTGAGTGAGAAGGATGTGGACCCCGTGCGCACCACGTCCAATGACATCGTGGAGATCTTCACG gtgctgggcatTGAAGCTGTGCGGAAGGCCCTGGAGCGGGAGCTGTACCATGTCATCTCGTTTGATGGCTCCTATGTCAATTACCGACACTTGGCTCTCTTGTGTGATACCATGACCTGTCGTGGCCATTTGATGGCCATCACCCGACACGGAGTCAATCGCCAGGACACAGGACCACTCATGAAGTGTTCTTTTGAGGAAACG GTGGATGTGCTTATGGAAGCAGCCGCACACGGCGAGAGCGACCCCATGAAGGGGGTCTCTGAGAATATCATGCTGGGCCAGCTGGCTCCAGCTGGCACTGGCTGCTTTGACCTACTGCTTGATGCAGAGAAGTGCAAGTATGGCATGGAGATCCCCACCAATATCCCCGGCCTGGGGGCTGCTGGAC CCACCGGCATGTTCTTTGGCTCAGCACCCAGTCCCATGGGTGGAATCTCTCCTGCCATGACGCCTTGGAACCAGGGTGCAACCCCTGCCTACGGCGCCTGGTCCCCCAGTGTTG GGAGTGGAATGACCCCAGGGGCAGCTGGCTTCTCTCCCAGTGCTGCATCAGATGCCAGTGGCTTCAGCCCAGGTTACTCCCCTGCCTGGTCTCCCACACCCGGCTCCCCGGGGTCCCCGGGTCCCTCAAGCCCTTACATCCCTTCACCAG GTGGTGCCATGTCTCCCAGCTACTCGCCAACGTCACCTGCCTATGAGCCCCGCTCTCCTGGGGGCTACACACCCCAGAGTCCCTCTTATTCCCCCACTTCACCCTCCTACTCCCCTACCTCTCCATCATATTCTCCAACCAGTCCCAACTATAGTCCCACATCACCCAGCTACTCACCGACCTCTCCCAGCTACTCACCCACCTCTCCCAGCTACTCGCCCACCTCTCCCAGCTACTCACCCACCTCTCCCAGCTACTCGCCCACCTCTCCCAGCTACTCGCCCACTTCCCCTAGCTACTCGCCCACCTCTCCCAGCTACTCGCCGACGTCTCCCAGCTACTCGCCGACATCTCCCAGCTACTCGCCAACTTCACCCAGCTATTCTCCCACTTCCCCCAGCTACTCACCAACCTCTCCAAGCTATTCACCCACCTCCCCCAGCTACTCACCCACTTCCCCAAGTTACTCACCCACCAGCCCGAACTATTCTCCAACCAGTCCCAATTATACCCCAACGTCACCCAGCTACAGCCCGACATCACCCAGCTATTCACCTACTAGTCCCAACTACACGCCTACCAGCCCTAACTACAGCCCAACCTCTCCAAGCTACTCTCCAACATCACCCAGTTATTCCCCGACCTCACCAAGTTACTCCCCTTCCAGCCCACGATACACACCACAGTCTCCAACCTATACCCCAAGCTCACCCAGCTACAGCCCCAGCTCTCCCAGCTACAGCCCAACCTCACCCAAGTACACCCCAACCAGTCCTTCCTACAGTCCCAGCTCCCCAGAGTATACCCCAACCTCCCCCAAGTACTCACCTACCAGTCCCAAATATTCACCCACCTCTCCCAAGTACTCTCCTACCAGTCCCACCTATTCACCCACCACCCCGAAATACTCCCCAACATCCCCTACTTATTCCCCAACCTCTCCAGTCTACACCCCAACCTCTCCCAAGTACTCACCTACTAGTCCCACTTACTCGCCCACTTCTCCCAAGTACTCACCCACCAGCCCCACCTACTCGCCCACCTCTCCCAAAGGCTCGACTTACTCTCCCACTTCCCCTGGTTATTCGCCCACCAGCCCCACCTACAGCCTCACCAGCCCGGCCATCAGCCCGGATGACAGCGATGAGGAGAACTGA